In Candidatus Desulfarcum epimagneticum, the following proteins share a genomic window:
- a CDS encoding hypothetical protein (Evidence 5 : Unknown function) encodes MIDRCSSLIYIYILYKSALDIIIKYNYTLCMQFEWDENKRKANIRKHSIDFADANDFC; translated from the coding sequence ATGATTGATCGATGTTCGTCTCTTATTTATATTTATATTTTATATAAAAGCGCTCTTGACATCATTATAAAATATAACTACACTCTATGCATGCAATTTGAATGGGATGAAAACAAACGCAAAGCAAACATCAGGAAACATTCCATTGACTTTGCCGACGCAAATGATTTTTGTTAA
- a CDS encoding HigB toxin protein (fragment), producing MKKSKTNWEKIDSMSDEELTQNAISDPDNPPLDDTFFSHSKPVDLPRGKKQITLRIDEDVYIWFKANSKKYQTHINAVLKAYKESRVNVINLSD from the coding sequence ATGAAGAAATCAAAGACAAACTGGGAAAAAATTGATTCCATGAGTGATGAAGAACTTACCCAAAACGCTATATCCGATCCCGACAATCCACCCCTTGATGATACATTTTTTTCCCATTCAAAACCCGTTGACTTGCCGCGCGGAAAAAAACAGATCACCCTCCGCATAGATGAAGATGTGTACATCTGGTTCAAAGCCAACAGTAAAAAATACCAGACACATATTAATGCCGTGCTCAAGGCGTACAAAGAATCACGAGTCAATGTCATTAACTTAAGCGATTAA